CGGCGTCGTAACCGGGCAGATTTCGACGTCGATCGTGAAGCCGCGCCGATGACGGATCGCATAGGCGCGCAGCCTCTCCATCGCGGCGCGCGACTCTTCGGCATAGAGCGCCACCGCCTCCTCGCGGCGGACGACTGCGCCGCGCGGGATGCCGAAAATATCGTGAACCTCGTCCGACCAGCGCAGCCGGTTGTTGTCGGTCAGGTCGCAGTCCCACTCACCGACGCGAATATGCGGCGATCCGGGCCTCTCGGCGACATCGACAATGTCGGGGATCGGGTCGAGCACCTCATCCCCCCGCAATTGCCCCAGCGCGAAAAAGCGGTCGCGCTCGTAAAGCGGCCAGCTGTGGTGGACGGGCAAGGGGTGGGTCGGCTTCAACGCAAGGATCTTCCGCTTTTGGCAAGGATAGGCCTTGCCGCTTAACGATTGATGATCCTGCCTTCCAGCCAATTGCGCCAGCCGCACGAAAATGGCCCGCCCGTCATCGGAAAGGCGGGCCCGTGGCGTTGTCCGCTCAGCGATCAGCCCTTTTCGGGCGGCGCCACCGTAATGCGAACCCGTTCGCCCGAATTGCCGGGGAAGCCGGTGAACATCGCCTCCACCAGATTGGGAACGAGCGTCTGCAGGTCATTGTCGCGCGACTGCGCCTCGGCGCGACCCTCGAACAGGCGCGTGCCGTCGGCCGCACGATTGATCTGCAGCGTCAGCCCGCTGGTATAGACGGTGTAGCTGCTGATGTCGTTATATCCCCAGCCCGGACCGAAACCGCCCCACAGGAAGGGATCACGATAACCATAGACATAGCGGCGCCCACCGGGGCCGCGGACGATCACCGGGCGATAAAAGCCATAACCATAATAGCCGCCATACCAGGGATCGGCGAAACCCGGGCTCGAAACGACGCGCTCGCGGCCCTTGTCGACGCCATAATCCATGCGCACGATCAGATCGGCCTTTTCACCATTTGCGGCCGGGCGATAACCATAGCGCGTG
This DNA window, taken from Sphingopyxis alaskensis RB2256, encodes the following:
- a CDS encoding DUF4136 domain-containing protein, which encodes MSKMNFRRLGLAAMLGAALALAGCATPFKADVARFQSQLPAPQGQSFVVEASNPALQGGIEFGQYANIVAGELTRYGYRPAANGEKADLIVRMDYGVDKGRERVVSSPGFADPWYGGYYGYGFYRPVIVRGPGGRRYVYGYRDPFLWGGFGPGWGYNDISSYTVYTSGLTLQINRAADGTRLFEGRAEAQSRDNDLQTLVPNLVEAMFTGFPGNSGERVRITVAPPEKG